The following proteins are encoded in a genomic region of Fusarium oxysporum f. sp. lycopersici 4287 chromosome 1, whole genome shotgun sequence:
- a CDS encoding hypothetical protein (At least one base has a quality score < 10), with translation MPPRRSHKKSRAGCRRCKNRKIKCDEVHPRCGNCAKHGVPCDFSNPDVLEELAISTNTSTESIGAPTPSPAPTVNFNSAPRTPLPRPRAPSSPARAPRPNPSPPTSVYSQPSISSSTNTIDHGERMLELRLMHHYTNVTSKTLLTNSPAAEDIWQRAVPQMAFSGNGKTYLADAILSVAALHLRSMSPNDKALVRASHAYSASSLSAFGASLGSGITPDNAEPLFLTATLIAFQASASRIFVKDDGDSAPGDSTSRYVPPLSWFHAFQGVKTVVANSWQWIHHSDIVKVVIDSQPGFQLNLNPRSLTHSSAIC, from the coding sequence TGCGACGAGGTTCACCCACGATGTGGTAATTGTGCCAAGCACGGCGTTCCTTGCGATTTCAGCAACCCCGATGTTCTCGAAGAACTTGCCATATCAACTAATACCAGTACTGAGAGTATCGGCGCACCTACTCCCTCGCCTGCGCCGACTGTCAACTTCAATTCTGCTCCAAGAACGCCGCTACCACGCCCACGTGCCCCTTCAAGTCCAGCAAGAGCGCCGCGACCAAACCCTTCCCCTCCCACTTCCGTCTACTCGCAACCTTCGATAAGCTCGTCCACCAACACCATAGACCATGGCGAACGAATGCTCGAGCTGCGTTTGATGCATCACTACACCAATGTCACCTCCAAGACGCTCCTGACCAACTCGCCTGCCGCTGAGGATATCTGGCAGCGTGCCGTCCCACAGATGGCCTTCTCTGGCAATGGCAAGACGTACCTCGCCGACGCCATCTTGTCTGTCGCAGCCCTCCATCTACGCTCCATGTCTCCGAATGACAAAGCATTGGTGCGCGCTTCACATGCTTACTCGGCCTCCTCTCTTTCTGCATTCGGGGCGTCGCTAGGCTCCGGCATTACACCCGACAATGCGGAGCCTCTGTTCCTCACAGCGACGCTAATTGCTTTCCAAGCCAGTGCCTCTCGCATCTTTGTCAAGGACGACGGGGATTCTGCCCCTGGGGATTCAACGAGTCGATATGTGCCCCCGCTCTCCTGGTTCCATGCTTTTCAGGGCGTCAAGACCGTGGTCGCAAACTCGTGGCAATGGATCCATCACAGCGACATCGTCAAAGTTGTCATTGATTCGCAACCTGGTTTCCAGCTGAACCTCAACCCGCGCTCGCTGACTCATTCTTCGGCCATATGCTAG